gttgcaatggccatctcagtctctgaacttgaaccccattgaaaacctgtggtttatATTGAAGATATGAAGATAAGATTGAAGATAAACCTGTGGTTTATATTCACCTGTCCATAAGCACAggtgaaggatatcaaggatctggaaggattctgtatggaggaatggtctaagatctctCCTGATGcgttctccaactcataaaacacTTTTATGAGTTGGCTCAGGGACGTTATTCTCATAAGGTGAAATCAGGGATGGCAATAATTTTGACCTCTACCTTTTTGAGAAAAATAATGGTTACTTGtttaacaaaatctctttctctgagaaattgtattagtataaatatAATTTCCCCAATgttttttgcatacaatatagtatttcaatatttattttatacaatcatttttgctcatctttatcaagggtgtgaATAATATCAGACCCCACTGTATGCTTTGAGGTCAGAGAAAGCTTGTGTATGAGGCCATGGAATAGAgttgtgaaatgcactcatcTTATGTCCTAACAATAGGTACTGACCTGCTTTGAGAAGAATGACCTGGTCGTTCTGACAGAGATCCAGGAATCCATTGATGCGCTTGGCAAACTCCACCACGTACTGGATGGCATTGGTGAGGTGGATggcacactgctgccacatgaccTCCGCAGACTGAAAGAGAGAACAAAGGGATGCCCATGTTAGATATAACATTGGGAATAGCACATAGTGGTGTAAGAGTAAATAGGTCACAGGTCACTGAGTTAATCTTGGTAAAGGACATTGATGTTTACCTTGCTCTGGAAGCTGCGTGTCTCCTCAGGAGTGTACAGGGACCAGACAAGCCTCTTCAGCTCCTCACTGCCATGCTGACTGGTCTCTATGTGAGACTTTACCACACTAGCAGTTATACGTTCTGGAAATGGACAAGACATGTATGGTTTAGCTATCAACCACACTCAATGAAAAAATTATCTAGTGTTAGTTATAGTGACATACAGCAGATGGTGATAGAGTGACTGTTCCACTTACCGATCTCGAGCATGGAGAATCCCTCGGTTAGAGGGTTGAGCAGCGCGTGTGTGAACAGGCTGGACTCGTGCAGCAGCTGGTACTCGTGCTTGATGTGGTGGTTGCTGTCTCCGAAGTCCAGTCCGTTCTGTTCGGGCGAGCTTTGAGAGGAGGAGCTGCTACCCCCGCTTCCCCCCATCATTTCCAGATTGCAGTACTCTCTTTCAGCGCCCTCTGGTGTCACTGGCAGGTCACACAGCAGGCCGTCTGGCAAGGTGATGTCATCAAGGTCGCTGAGGGCGGCACTGGAGCCTCTGCTGTATGCCCGGCTGTGACCTCCGACCTCGCCTCCCTCCTCACGGGCGGCAGTTAACTCCTGGGATGCCTGGTGCTTCTGGACCTCAGCATACAGGCTGTCTCTCTGCTTTTTGGACATGCGGCCAAACTTCACCGCTGTACCAGGAAAGGAGATAGAGTCAGTAAATAATCAGGGAATGAATTATGAGATCATACAGTAAGTCCATATGGAGCCAATACGGAACTTGAACAATTGCAAATATAGAAGAAAATCCACTCACTGCTGTCTCTCAGGCATGATTCCAGGAGTGATTTTACACAGTGTAACACAACTCCACATTTGGCCTTTCAATAAGACCTAGAGAGCTCTAGCGTCTGgtgaagagacagacaggggtcCCCTCTGGACTgaccttgctgtgtgtgtgtgtgtttcacactCACCATCACGGCTCATGCCTAGGGCCAGGCACTTCTGCAGCCGGCAGTGTTGGCAGCGATTCCGATTGGTGCGGTCAATCAGACAGTTCCTCTGCCGGGAACAGGAGTATATAGCATTGTTCTGCTGGCTGCGTCGGAAGAAgccctgtaaacacacacacaagcacaaacaccatcagggaggcaggtaacctagcggttagagcgtttggccagtaaccgaaaggttgctagttcgaatccacgagacgactaggtgaaaaatctgtcgctctgcccttgagcaaggcacttaaacataattgctccagggttgccgtcaataatggctgatccctggcCGTGATCCCACTCTCAGGGGGAGTGGGaattgcaaaaaacacatttccatttcatACCAAATACTTATACAGGTTCCACACTTGTACAGGTTCCACACTTGTACAGGTTACACAAGTGTGAAACAGAACACATAAGCTTGAGCTATTTGACCATGAATACAGGTGCTGGGATGGACGGGCACTGGGCAAGGGCAGACAATATATAAATAGTATAAATTGATTGAATTTGCTGTGGGTATTCTAGAGGGATGACAGTATGCAGAACTAAAATAGAACACTTGGAGTAAGTGTATCTCTGAGATTGAGGTAGCTCACCTTGCAGCCTTCGCAGGTGATTACACCATAGTGGATCCCTGATGACTTGTCCCCACAGATCTTGCAGGGTATTACTTCAATTTGTgctggaagtagagagagaggaggaacattTAGTACATGGCATACTTAACACTTAAGACTCACTAGACTAGATAATAAAATATAACTTGATGGTGACTTGGGTTTTGATCTCGTCATGATATGGTCCTTAGGAACTGTGCCAGAACTGTCTGAGAAAGTGCAAGACAGGTGTAGATATACCTACCCTATCAAATAAGAAGGGATAGAAACATCTGCTCAATCTTTGCTCCCAACTGCCCTGATTTTGAACTCAACGGAAACACTATACTCCGAGTCGGTATCCACGTCATACGAAGGAATTTCCCTTGACAACACCCACAAATTGGGGAAAACAAACATTCTTTCCCATTGACCCCCATTGTAAAAGAGCCAATTTCATCGTCAATTTTTTTGTTATATATGAATTACATGCAGAAAAACTGCTGTGTTGTTTAATGTACATGTAACCAGCCAAAAAATCCTGATCTACGAGAAATAGAGCCTGCGAGATGAgtcctgtggcttcaggctatttGGCGTGGGAGAGTGGGAAATGTGGGGAACCGGTGCCCAAGTAGgctactactttgaagaatctcaaatataaaatatattttgattagtttggttactacatgattccatatgtgttatttcatagtttggatgtcttcactactattctacaatgtaaaaaatagtaaaaataaaattagtaggtgtgtccaaacttttgactggtactatacctgtggaaaacatttcatcacaggtaagacatttaacttgttgagtatagtctgtttgtatctccactcactacttgtagctatATAGTccatttgtttgtgttgttggtcttggctagcttaatgttctAGCACTGTCATGAAAAGGGACATGAGGGAAGCCCTACAATATTATGTTTTTCTAAGTAGTGAGAACGCTTGGGCAGAAGCAGGAAATGTTGAAAGGTATCCTTTAGacatgttgtacttttcttaaatgtagttttgtaattgactaaaacaaacaaacaacaagaAAAAGGTTACgtttttgctgtgagccaatggggtaaaccacaggttgttttccccacagACGTGCGGGGACGTGACGTTCTATCTAATACCGACTGGCACTATCAGAGTCAAAGGCCAATTTGCAGCATTTTGCAGGAAAAAAACTCCATACTGGTGATACGAATATAGAATTCATTCATATAAACAGAACGCTTAACAGTATGTGCAACAGTGTGCGAACAGCCCTGAGCCCTCTCTCCCTGGAACAGGCTATTATTTTCATCATACCAGAGTAGCAGGTTAATTGCATTTACTGGGCCTGGGGTAATAACGTTTCACTGTTCCTCCTCCAGGGTGAATTAAATGTTAGAGGAGGTTAACAAAAGCCCCCGCTTCAGGAGAGCCTCCTATGCTACACAAGATAAAATGGCTACTCTCAAAAAACAAGTGTTTGTTTTTCTGTGTTCGCTTTGACTGCTGGGTGTGTTAAATTATTTTTTTAGAAACTATTTTGTATTACAGTGACGCAAGGCATTAGGTAACATTTACTTTGCAGGTAGCAACTGTATTAACGGCCCTTTACCAGCCCAACCAATCACCTGAGTGATGCCTGTGGCTAGATACAGTAAGTGCGTCACACACGGGGAGCAAAGCAAATTACTAAACTATAAAGTTGAAATCTCAGCTTCATAGATAGGAAGGGAGAATGCTCAACTACTACTGCTTTGTGAGTGGGAGTCTTTTGCATAATGTGAGTGAGATATTTGAGTCGCTTCCCGGATAGAATTCCTACTGATCTACAAAAACCAAATAGGGAAATAAATATATAAAGGCAGTGGAaaaaaacctctctctctctctgcactctctctctaccccatctAGCACCCCTGGCCCCCACCCTCTCCCTGTTATATAACTGCCGTCTGGCCGAGTTTCACAAACACACTCATTCAGGGGAGGTGACCCTAGCAACGCCATGACGAGcctaccccttccctctcttaTCGCTCCCATAGGTTCCCGGGAGCATAGCTTTGTCTCTGATATGTTAACTGACATGCTGCTCAGCTGCGTGGAAGGCTATGAGAGAGGAGGAGCTGTTCTACTGACACACTTTCCAATTCAGCAAGGGGAGGCGCTTTGGTTGGCATCCCTGGCAATTAATTTGATTTCTTTCTTTCCTGTTTTAAGGTGGAACCAAATCTGACTCAATCACTGACAGGGGAATGGAAATGTTCACAGGCTAAAAGAAACAGTCCATGTTTGATTAGTGAAAGATTGATTATCACTTTAGAATCTGTAGAGTAAATACAGGTGTATCGACATCCATGTTCCACTTATGTAACACCAGGGAGTGTGAGAGTATTTTAAACATATCTGCAGTATATTATGAAGGGGCCCTGATTGTAACTTACACTGGTGCTCAACTTGTGGAAGCATGTCAGGTATTTGAGTGCAGTTTCAGCTGTCTCGGAGACGTTCATAAAACTAGTTCTACCCCTAGCATAACCACAGAGTCCTGCAGGAGTGTTATGGGCTGTCTGGACAAGTCAGTTACATAATGGGTCATGGCTTCAACACCTGAACCCTTTTTACACAACTCTAATTCATTTCAGGACATTTGAATCATGTGAAAGAATATGACATTTAAAGTACACAAAGTACCATCCAGTATGTAGCACTATGGAGCAGTGCAGAATGTCAGCAAAGTTCTTGGACATTGTTTCAAGAATGACAAGTTCTCGTGGGTCTTACTTTTCTGGTTTGGTCAGTGGGTCAGGGACGTTTGACCTGAAGTCTTGCGCTGCCAACAAGTTTAAGCAAAGGACTTTGTCTTTTACTCTCATAAATTAACTCTCTCTAGGAAGACTTATCTCATGGAAAACAACAAGTAATAACTATGTAATAGCCATTGCACCATGATAAATACTAGGTAATTAGTGGGCAGAAAAATAAAGTATAACCAATATGAGTAAGATAAGATGATATAGGCTACATATAGAGGAACCAGTTTAAAAAGTATTCATATTAAGGGAGGGTACTGATGTTGCAATAGCCTTTTACTAAATGGGAGAGGAGTGTTGTGAAATTGTTGTTGAACAAATTATTATCAAATAACTCTTCATGTATAATCTAATTCAAACCAAGCACGGCGATACTCTAATTGAAAACAAGCACAGCGATACTCAGTGGCGTGTCCAGGGGGTGGCCCAGGGTGGCCACAGCCTCCCCTGAAATCTGATTGCCCACACCTAGAAATTCTGAAATCTGATAGATCGTCTATGAATATATTGATTATTTCGAACAAGACGCGCACCGACAGTAAGACTCATCAATCTCACTGGAGAAAGAATCGGAGCGAGCAAAACCGCTCCCCTGTTttagtatgtgtagcccatgtatctgatgctgtctggataAAATAGTATGACATGTCATATTatttttggccagacagcatcagatacatgggctacagatACTAAGACAGAGGGGTCCTGTTGgcctcgctcggatgctttctctggtgaaatagattcagcctcttgcaaattgaagggaaattatgaaacacagatagACACGAACTTGAAATATTTTATAAgtttgtttctttttttattgTTAACATTTTggaggaagcctggcttcccttggtatccatgaatacacgccacctTGAAGAAAAATTATgattgctaaatactgcacaatttaaacacttgcccaaaacatgtgtaaatattagaCTAGAAATTGTGCCTTTATGTAtcatacttatgctaaaatgtttattctattctactgagccatttactttatgttcatattcttatctttaattatttgttattgttgctgcattgtcaagaaggaacctgcatgtaagcatttcgttggagagtgtataccatgtgtatccagTACAtctgactaataaaacttgaaacatgAACTAGGTTGAATGTCATTACACATATGGTGGATGTAATAGATGTCCCTTTCCATTAAACGTGCGCAGGTAACCTACTtaacctactttttgaagtgatttgtttgacaatcagatgaaaacttCATGACTGGATGTGTTCATGacacattaaaaggtaatacatttttacagttaaatGAAATGTCTGAACTATAAAGCCTATAAAAAAATGTTGCGTACGCGCAGCTATTATATTGAAAAAATACCCCTAAACTGGGTCTGTGCCCCACCTTGGCCACCCCATTTAAAATGTTCTGGACACACCACTGGCGATAATTACGTACAATACTAGCTAGCAAATTCACACTGCTTCAAAAAGTGCTGACAACATTCATGCTTTATTTAATATGCAGACAATTGTGATTGAAGGTGGGAAATGTTTTCGCGCAGTGAAGCAGTTAGTGGTACTGTCAGACTTCTTTCACATAGGATTTACGATATGttgcctgtaaaaaaaaaagggcaTTGTTTATATGACCCCCTTACAAACAGGCCATTCAACTTTTATATAGCCATTGCTTAAGGCTGGCACCACAGGCTGAAATGACCTTTttatcatgtacagttgaagttggaagtttacatacacttaggttggagtcattaaaactcgtttgtcaaccactcaacaaatttcttgttaacaaactatagttttggcaagtcggttaggacgtctactttatgtatggcacaagtaatttttccaacaattgtttacagacagattatttaacttataattcactgtatcacaattccagtgggtcagaagtatacatacactaagttgactgtgcctttaaacagcttggaaaattccagaaaattatgtcatggctttagaagcttctaataggctaattgacataatttgagtcaattggaggtgtacctgtggatgtatttcaaggcctaccttcaaactcagtgcctctttgcttgacatcatggggaaatcaaaagaaatcagccaagacctcagatataTGACCTCatatgtagacctccacaagtctggttcatccttgggagcaatttccaaacgcctaaaggtaccacgttcatctgtacaaacaatagtatgcaagtataaacaccatgggaccacgcagccgtcataccgctcaggaaggagacgcgtgctgtctcctagagatgaacgtactttggtgcgaaaagggcaaatcaatcccagaacaacagcaaaggaccttgtgaagatgctggaggaaacaggtacaaaagtatctgtatccacagtaaaacgagtcctatattgacataacctgaaagtccgctcagcaaggaagaagccattgctccaaaaccgcaataaaaaagccagactatggtttgcaactgcacatggggacgaagatcatactttttggagaaatggcctctggtctgatgaaacaaaaatagaactgtttggccataatgaccattgttatgtttggaggagaaagggggatgcttgcaagccgaagaacaccatcccaaccgtgaagcatgggggtggcagctttgctgcaggaagttaaagcttggtcgcaaatgggtcttccaagtggacaatgaccctaagcataattctaaagttgtggcaaaatggcttaaggacaacaaagtcaaggtattggagtggccatcacaaagccctgacctcaatcccatagaaaatttgtgggcagaactgaaaaagcgtgcgcgagcaaggaggcctaaaaagctgactcagttacaccatctctgtcaggaggaatgggccaaaattcacccaacttattgtgggaagcttgtggaaggctacctgaaacatttgatccaagttaaacaatttaaatgcaacgctaccaaatactaattgagtgtatgtaaacttctgacccactgggaatatgatgaaagaaataaaagctgaaataaatccttctctctactattattctgacatttcacattcttaaagtaaagtggtgatccgaactgacaactgaatttttacttggattaattgtcaggaattgtggaaaaactgagtttaaatgtatttggctaaggtgtatgtaaacttctgacttcaactgtacctatcaATTTTAAGATTTGTTGGTATCTTCGTCCATTAATATCAGTATTTTCAAGGAGTAAacataaaaatgtcaaaaacttGAATTAAATGTAAATCTTTTATTTAGTTTATCATTATACCGTCATCAACATTTTTATGAATTTTAACCACTTTAAAATGAACATACATCAATAATTGCAAGCTCACTGCATTAAATTACACATCATTTAAAAGCATATTTCATAGAGAATGTTACAAACTGGACTATATTCAGTAACTTACTTTGAAGAGATGATGATTGGGTCTAAATAGGCGTTTGGTAGTCTAAATACAGTGTATTTCCCAaaagtcagactcttcccacacgCAAATGTATTTTTCTCAGGTTCAAAAGCATTTGCATTCACCAAATTATCTGTGATTATCCTTAGATATATTCTCCAGACTTGCCCAGAGAAAATTGTTGATGTGTTGTAAAAATGTTATTCCAGATAACATTTTCTTTGGAAAAATTTACCAAAAATGTCTTTAGTATTCTACAGATAGAAAgatgaaaaatgtatttatccAAATCTGCTCTGGACAACTCAGATCCTGGAGTATTTTAACAAAATTAAACTTTAGGCTGACTTCATCCAGTGTCCCCCCAAAACTTTTTGTGCGATATGCAAATATGTGCATATTTAATGAGATATTGCCTAATTTTCAGACTTTTACAACATATTTCTAGAACATGTTAATACAAAAAAGTCTTAGAAAAGTCTGGTAAAAGTTGATTGTTATATGATTAAGGGGGGAAAATACCCTATCAGGGTGTGGTGCCTGGCAActcacaactgagcaagagaaatTCAACTTTGACCCTGTTGTTTCGACCATTGTCATAGTAACCTGACATGACAGCAAGCAGCATCATCAAGTTCTAAATTCCCCAGATAGGACAGAAGAGAATGCACTGCTTTCCTTTCTTCACATTCACAACAGTAAGTTAGCAGTTCGTCATACTTGTTGCAGGCTGCAATGGCCTCAATTTCCTACTTAACTCTGAATGACCCCCCACAAAAAAATCTGGAAAACTACGCATACTGTCTTAATAAAACTACCTTTTCTTCCCCCATGCTATGGTAGCTAGATTGTTCTGGACGTTTAATCTAGCAAGGGTAAACAACAGACTGGTGCAACCTGTTTGGCTGAATGCGGTACATAACACATAGCCACCCAAGACAGTAGGGGAGAGGGTGGGACAGGTAGCCTAAAATCACACACTGGCAACGTGTTTTCAAATGGAAGATGCACCACCAAATTTTACAGTAGATATGGGGGTATTtggcccacagaattatacctacggaggagcggcttctatggaggaTCTTTGAAGGTCTTTTAACTTCACAGTTGGCTTAACTTTCGACCAGAGAAGCTAGCTGTGTGTGCACAGTGGCACCACAATAAAAAAACATCTTActtttaataaatccaatgtgaaatgtGATAACTATAGTGTCCCTAACTAGCAGTGAAAAAGTTAATCCATTCTAATTACaaatctctctctatcatctgaATCACACTTGTAACTTCAGTAGGCTACagctatgcttcagagggggaggggcaggtagcctacacacacacactggcaaagatgttcagcttgcaggcagacactggaagaaGTTTCTGCTTGACAGAGGtagggctttgcataggcgcttGCTGTGTTTTTTCGTGGGACTGGAAAAAAATGCCCGGAATGTAAAATACCATTATTAAAACCAGTTACAATGCTTTTAAAACAatggttctgttccggaacagtttAGATCACTTTAGTTCCCGGGTTCTGATTATGTTCATTGAAAGATGTTGTTATTTTCTAGACTTCAGTTCTGTTCCATGAACCAGTACTAGCCCCTGGTTTTATGTACTCACTGGTCGCGGGGGATTAGGAGTGTATTGCCGGCTACGCTATTTACATTTGGACACCAAAGACCAGACAACGTATACTTTGGTGAACCTTGGAACCTTGGGGCTAACTAGGTCAGTTGGTGGAAATAAAAGTACAGGCTTTGTCGCCGGCAATAAGTCAGCAAAAA
This genomic interval from Salvelinus alpinus chromosome 6, SLU_Salpinus.1, whole genome shotgun sequence contains the following:
- the LOC139578385 gene encoding nuclear receptor ROR-beta-like; the protein is MRAQIEVIPCKICGDKSSGIHYGVITCEGCKGFFRRSQQNNAIYSCSRQRNCLIDRTNRNRCQHCRLQKCLALGMSRDAVKFGRMSKKQRDSLYAEVQKHQASQELTAAREEGGEVGGHSRAYSRGSSAALSDLDDITLPDGLLCDLPVTPEGAEREYCNLEMMGGSGGSSSSSQSSPEQNGLDFGDSNHHIKHEYQLLHESSLFTHALLNPLTEGFSMLEIERITASVVKSHIETSQHGSEELKRLVWSLYTPEETRSFQSKSAEVMWQQCAIHLTNAIQYVVEFAKRINGFLDLCQNDQVILLKAGCLDVLLIRMCRVYNPINNTILFDSKFASAQTFKALGCDDLVGAVFDLAKSLSRMQLSEEEMALFSASVLLSPDRPWLTDRQQVQKLQEKVYLALQHCLHRGGSSEEKLAKMVSKLPMMKSICNLHIDKLEFFSLLHPETAYNFPPLYREVFSSEITFPDSTMD